The following are encoded together in the Pan troglodytes isolate AG18354 chromosome 6, NHGRI_mPanTro3-v2.0_pri, whole genome shotgun sequence genome:
- the ZNF853 gene encoding zinc finger protein 853 isoform X1, which translates to MLHQPTPGNWGLTARMEVGPATETFVLELRCLEDGGPGPDTLSGGSGGSESQEEEEPQEGNSSPQRPAVSAPVGASEIAEETRPGQWELQLQQLEQQPEPQQQPQHEQLQQPQPHLELQQQPQQDGQQQLSQLQQEKHQSVHHQELKPELQLMHRQQQLQPQQVQEQQRLQQQQEQLQTQQAQEQQVLQQQEQLQQQVQEQQLLQQQQEQLQQQQLLQQQEQLQQQQFQQQQEQLQQQQQLLLLQQQGQLQQQLLQQQQAQLQQQLLEQQQAQLQQQLLLQQQEQLQQQQQQQLLQQQQEQLQQQQLQPPPLEPEEEEEVELELMPVELGSEQELERQQELERQRQELERQQELERQQEQRQLQLKLQEELQQLEQQLEQQQQQLEQQEVQLELTPVELGAQQQEVQLELTPVQPELQLELVPAAGGGGAAVPGAPAAVVVAPPGYVVVQELMVLPAVAAPAVVAIPGPAGSAALTPARQRRRRRARDRPTICGECGKGFSRSTDLVRHQATHTGERPHRCGECGKGFSQHSNLVTHQRIHTGEKPYACSYCAKRFSESSALVQHQRTHTGERPYACGDCGKRFSVSSNLLRHRRTHSGERPYVCEDCGERFRHKVQIRRHERQLHGAGRSRGLGLLRASRPAALGGPARAEQAATATAPADKAL; encoded by the coding sequence GTGGCAGCGGTGGGAGCGAGagtcaggaggaggaagagcctcAGGAGGGGAACAGCAGTCCACAGCGGCCAGCAGTCTCGGCCCCAGTGGGGGCCAGTGAAATCGCTGAGGAAACCCGGCCGGGACAATGGGAGTTGCAACTGCAGCAGTTAGAACAGCAGCCCGAGCCGCAGCAACAGCCGCAACACGAGCAGCTGCAACAGCCGCAGCCACACCTAGAACTGCAACAGCAGCCGCAGCAAGATGGGCAACAACAGCTATCTCAACTACAACAGGAAAAACACCAATCCGTGCACCATCAGGAACTGAAACCAGAACTGCAGCTAATGCACCGGCAGCAACAGTTACAGCCACAGCAAGTGCAAGAGCAACAGCGgttgcagcagcagcaggagcagttACAGACGCAGCAAGCACAAGAGCAACAGGTGTTGCAGCAGCAGGAACAGCTACAGCAGCAAGTGCAAGAGCAACAGCTGTTACAGCAACAGCAGGAACAGttacagcagcagcagctgctacAACAGCAGGAACAGTTACAGCAGCAACAGTTTCAACAGCAGCAGGAACAgttacagcagcagcagcagctactATTGCTGCAGCAGCAGGGACAGTTACAGCAGCAACTGTTGCAGCAGCAGCAGGCACAGTTACAACAGCAGCTGCTGGAACAGCAGCAGGCACAGTTACAGCAGCAGCTACTGCTGCAGCAGCAGGAACAgttacagcagcagcagcaacagcagctgtTGCAACAGCAGCAGGAACAATTGCAGCAGCAACAactgcagcctcctcccctgGAGcccgaggaggaggaagaggtggagctGGAGCTCATGCCGGTGGAGCTGGGGTCAGAGCAGGAGCTGGAGCGGCAGCAGGAGCTGGAGCGGCAGCGGCAGGAGCTGGAGCGGCAGCAGGAGCTGGAACGGCAGCAGGAGCAGCGGCAGCTGCAGCTCAAACTGCAGGAGGAGCTGCAGCAGCTGGAGCAACagctggagcagcagcagcagcagctggagcAGCAGGAGGTGCAGCTGGAGCTGACCCCGGTGGAGCTAGGCGCCCAGCAGCAGGAGGTGCAGCTGGAGCTGACCCCCGTGCAGCCGGAGCTGCAGCTGGAACTGGTGCCAGCCGCAGGGGGCGGCGGAGCGGCGGTCCCGGGGGCTCCGGCCGCGGTCGTGGTGGCTCCCCCGGGCTACGTGGTGGTGCAGGAGCTCATGGTGCTGCCCGCCGTGGCAGCGCCGGCCGTGGTGGCCATCCCGGGCCCGGCAGGCAGCGCGGCGTTGACCCCTGCACGGCAGCGGCGGCGACGGCGCGCTCGGGACCGGCCGACCATCTGCGGGGAGTGCGGCAAGGGCTTCAGCCGCAGCACGGACCTGGTGCGCCACCAGGCCACGCACACGGGTGAGCGGCCACACCGCTGCGGCGAGTGCGGCAAGGGCTTCTCGCAGCACTCGAATCTGGTGACGCACCAACGCATCCACACGGGCGAGAAACCCTACGCCTGCTCCTACTGCGCCAAGCGCTTCAGCGAGAGCTCGGCGCTCGTGCAGCACCAGCGCACGCACACCGGGGAGCGACCCTACGCCTGCGGGGACTGTGGCAAGCGCTTCAGCGTCTCCTCCAACCTGCTGCGCCACCGGCGCACGCACTCGGGCGAGCGGCCCTACGTGTGCGAGGACTGTGGCGAGCGCTTCCGACACAAGGTGCAGATCCGCCGCCACGAGCGCCAGCTGCACGGCGCGGGCCGCTCCAGGGGCCTCGGCCTGCTGCGCGCCTCGCGGCCGGCGGCCCTCGGTGGCCCAGCCCGCGCGGAGCAGGCCGCTACAGCCACTGCGCCCGCAGACAAGGCGCTGTGA
- the ZNF853 gene encoding zinc finger protein 853 isoform X2, with the protein MEVGPATETFVLELRCLEDGGPGPDTLSGGSGGSESQEEEEPQEGNSSPQRPAVSAPVGASEIAEETRPGQWELQLQQLEQQPEPQQQPQHEQLQQPQPHLELQQQPQQDGQQQLSQLQQEKHQSVHHQELKPELQLMHRQQQLQPQQVQEQQRLQQQQEQLQTQQAQEQQVLQQQEQLQQQVQEQQLLQQQQEQLQQQQLLQQQEQLQQQQFQQQQEQLQQQQQLLLLQQQGQLQQQLLQQQQAQLQQQLLEQQQAQLQQQLLLQQQEQLQQQQQQQLLQQQQEQLQQQQLQPPPLEPEEEEEVELELMPVELGSEQELERQQELERQRQELERQQELERQQEQRQLQLKLQEELQQLEQQLEQQQQQLEQQEVQLELTPVELGAQQQEVQLELTPVQPELQLELVPAAGGGGAAVPGAPAAVVVAPPGYVVVQELMVLPAVAAPAVVAIPGPAGSAALTPARQRRRRRARDRPTICGECGKGFSRSTDLVRHQATHTGERPHRCGECGKGFSQHSNLVTHQRIHTGEKPYACSYCAKRFSESSALVQHQRTHTGERPYACGDCGKRFSVSSNLLRHRRTHSGERPYVCEDCGERFRHKVQIRRHERQLHGAGRSRGLGLLRASRPAALGGPARAEQAATATAPADKAL; encoded by the coding sequence GTGGCAGCGGTGGGAGCGAGagtcaggaggaggaagagcctcAGGAGGGGAACAGCAGTCCACAGCGGCCAGCAGTCTCGGCCCCAGTGGGGGCCAGTGAAATCGCTGAGGAAACCCGGCCGGGACAATGGGAGTTGCAACTGCAGCAGTTAGAACAGCAGCCCGAGCCGCAGCAACAGCCGCAACACGAGCAGCTGCAACAGCCGCAGCCACACCTAGAACTGCAACAGCAGCCGCAGCAAGATGGGCAACAACAGCTATCTCAACTACAACAGGAAAAACACCAATCCGTGCACCATCAGGAACTGAAACCAGAACTGCAGCTAATGCACCGGCAGCAACAGTTACAGCCACAGCAAGTGCAAGAGCAACAGCGgttgcagcagcagcaggagcagttACAGACGCAGCAAGCACAAGAGCAACAGGTGTTGCAGCAGCAGGAACAGCTACAGCAGCAAGTGCAAGAGCAACAGCTGTTACAGCAACAGCAGGAACAGttacagcagcagcagctgctacAACAGCAGGAACAGTTACAGCAGCAACAGTTTCAACAGCAGCAGGAACAgttacagcagcagcagcagctactATTGCTGCAGCAGCAGGGACAGTTACAGCAGCAACTGTTGCAGCAGCAGCAGGCACAGTTACAACAGCAGCTGCTGGAACAGCAGCAGGCACAGTTACAGCAGCAGCTACTGCTGCAGCAGCAGGAACAgttacagcagcagcagcaacagcagctgtTGCAACAGCAGCAGGAACAATTGCAGCAGCAACAactgcagcctcctcccctgGAGcccgaggaggaggaagaggtggagctGGAGCTCATGCCGGTGGAGCTGGGGTCAGAGCAGGAGCTGGAGCGGCAGCAGGAGCTGGAGCGGCAGCGGCAGGAGCTGGAGCGGCAGCAGGAGCTGGAACGGCAGCAGGAGCAGCGGCAGCTGCAGCTCAAACTGCAGGAGGAGCTGCAGCAGCTGGAGCAACagctggagcagcagcagcagcagctggagcAGCAGGAGGTGCAGCTGGAGCTGACCCCGGTGGAGCTAGGCGCCCAGCAGCAGGAGGTGCAGCTGGAGCTGACCCCCGTGCAGCCGGAGCTGCAGCTGGAACTGGTGCCAGCCGCAGGGGGCGGCGGAGCGGCGGTCCCGGGGGCTCCGGCCGCGGTCGTGGTGGCTCCCCCGGGCTACGTGGTGGTGCAGGAGCTCATGGTGCTGCCCGCCGTGGCAGCGCCGGCCGTGGTGGCCATCCCGGGCCCGGCAGGCAGCGCGGCGTTGACCCCTGCACGGCAGCGGCGGCGACGGCGCGCTCGGGACCGGCCGACCATCTGCGGGGAGTGCGGCAAGGGCTTCAGCCGCAGCACGGACCTGGTGCGCCACCAGGCCACGCACACGGGTGAGCGGCCACACCGCTGCGGCGAGTGCGGCAAGGGCTTCTCGCAGCACTCGAATCTGGTGACGCACCAACGCATCCACACGGGCGAGAAACCCTACGCCTGCTCCTACTGCGCCAAGCGCTTCAGCGAGAGCTCGGCGCTCGTGCAGCACCAGCGCACGCACACCGGGGAGCGACCCTACGCCTGCGGGGACTGTGGCAAGCGCTTCAGCGTCTCCTCCAACCTGCTGCGCCACCGGCGCACGCACTCGGGCGAGCGGCCCTACGTGTGCGAGGACTGTGGCGAGCGCTTCCGACACAAGGTGCAGATCCGCCGCCACGAGCGCCAGCTGCACGGCGCGGGCCGCTCCAGGGGCCTCGGCCTGCTGCGCGCCTCGCGGCCGGCGGCCCTCGGTGGCCCAGCCCGCGCGGAGCAGGCCGCTACAGCCACTGCGCCCGCAGACAAGGCGCTGTGA